The Methanoplanus sp. FWC-SCC4 genome has a window encoding:
- the mutS gene encoding DNA mismatch repair protein MutS, with protein sequence MRQFYEMKERYPGTVLFFQMGDFYETFGEDAEVVSRELDITLTSRGRDSKGEKMPLAGVPIHAGDLYISRLVKKGYRVAVCDQVEDPKKAKGVVKRDVVRVITPGTVIDSEMLGTNGPSYLMSVIYDKKRKEYGISFLDISTGEFFISLADAGCGFVDLNSEIAKNNPSECIVPSNSPYELIENIKNKNVLVTTFRDSAYDLDYASSSLKNHFGVNSLEGYGCIGMDNSVRAAGACLSYACETQMTGLDHIRTLSTKLPSKNMVLDAITLRNLEVLENIRSRGSDTSLYGVLNGTKTPMGNRILRSFISGPLIEKEDIDKRLDAVEFFVNQPLLRSNLRSYLEKYSDIERIAGRISYGNAGPRDLVTLKNSLEKIPLIKSIFSADDTLNIPENLSDVLMGIDGMKSFAALIESAIVDDPPVLAKNGGVIREGYDEGLDELRYIATSGKDWIADFQQRERERTGIKSLKVGYNKVFGYFIEVTKSNLNLVPPEYQRKQTMSNGERYTLLILQEKESLIANAEEKLLAIEYDLFKDLIFKLKEQVEILQKTARNIGLLDVYANMGDIAHSQNYVRPVIENSKRLLVSNGRHPVVERSLLDSFVPNDADIDASGNQILIITGANMAGKSTYMREIALICIMSQMGSFVPADSAVVGIVDRIFTRVGAFDDLASGQSTFMVEMIELANILNNVTDKSLVILDEIGRGTSTLDGYSIAKSVLEFLHGKGATGPRTLFATHFHEMVDIETELKRARNYHFAVKDTGNDVVFLRKLIPGATDKSYGIHVARLAGIPKKVIERSELILKEEQDKQYNDGNGKKQPRYTQMLLIDSPKPVDPPKRDDPVIKKIEGIDIDSMSPREALTFLYGLKNDLEGD encoded by the coding sequence GGTTGCGGTATGTGACCAGGTTGAAGATCCAAAGAAAGCAAAAGGTGTGGTTAAGAGGGATGTTGTTCGTGTAATCACACCCGGAACTGTAATAGATTCTGAAATGCTGGGGACAAACGGTCCTTCATATCTTATGTCGGTTATATACGACAAAAAAAGAAAAGAATATGGAATTTCATTTCTGGATATATCCACCGGAGAATTTTTCATATCTTTAGCTGATGCGGGATGTGGTTTTGTTGATCTGAATTCAGAAATTGCGAAGAATAATCCTTCCGAATGCATTGTTCCTTCCAACAGTCCGTATGAATTGATTGAAAATATCAAAAACAAAAATGTCCTTGTAACGACTTTCAGGGACAGTGCATATGATTTAGACTATGCATCATCAAGTCTTAAAAATCATTTTGGTGTAAATTCACTTGAAGGATATGGATGCATCGGAATGGATAATTCAGTCCGCGCTGCCGGTGCCTGTCTGTCTTATGCCTGTGAAACGCAGATGACAGGTCTTGATCATATCAGGACTCTATCGACAAAACTCCCCTCAAAAAATATGGTTCTTGATGCAATCACACTAAGGAACCTTGAAGTTTTGGAAAACATAAGAAGCCGTGGAAGTGACACTTCATTGTACGGGGTCTTAAACGGAACAAAGACACCCATGGGGAACAGAATATTAAGATCATTTATTTCAGGTCCTCTTATTGAAAAGGAAGATATTGACAAAAGACTTGATGCAGTAGAATTTTTTGTAAACCAGCCTCTGCTTCGCTCCAATCTGAGGTCATATCTTGAAAAATATTCTGATATTGAAAGAATTGCCGGAAGAATATCATATGGAAATGCAGGCCCCCGTGATCTTGTAACACTGAAAAACTCACTTGAGAAAATTCCCCTCATAAAATCTATTTTTTCGGCAGATGATACGCTAAATATTCCTGAGAATCTCTCAGACGTGCTGATGGGAATTGACGGAATGAAGAGTTTTGCAGCCCTTATTGAAAGTGCCATTGTTGACGATCCTCCGGTTCTCGCAAAAAACGGAGGAGTAATTCGTGAGGGTTATGATGAAGGGCTTGATGAACTCCGTTACATTGCAACATCCGGGAAGGACTGGATTGCGGACTTTCAGCAAAGAGAAAGGGAAAGAACCGGAATAAAATCACTGAAAGTCGGATATAACAAAGTTTTTGGATATTTCATAGAAGTCACAAAATCAAATTTAAACCTTGTTCCTCCTGAATATCAGCGAAAACAGACAATGTCAAACGGTGAACGATATACTCTTCTAATACTTCAGGAAAAAGAGTCCTTAATTGCAAATGCCGAAGAGAAACTTTTAGCTATTGAATATGACTTATTTAAAGATCTCATTTTTAAACTGAAAGAACAGGTGGAAATACTTCAAAAGACTGCAAGAAACATCGGTCTTCTTGATGTATATGCAAATATGGGTGACATTGCCCACAGTCAGAATTATGTACGGCCCGTTATCGAAAATTCAAAGAGACTTCTGGTCAGCAATGGCAGGCATCCCGTTGTTGAAAGAAGTCTCTTAGACAGTTTTGTGCCTAATGATGCAGATATTGATGCTTCCGGGAATCAGATTTTGATAATAACCGGTGCAAATATGGCGGGAAAGTCCACCTACATGCGAGAGATTGCACTTATTTGTATTATGTCGCAGATGGGAAGTTTTGTTCCTGCTGATAGTGCGGTTGTAGGGATTGTCGATCGTATATTCACCCGTGTCGGAGCTTTCGATGACCTTGCAAGTGGTCAGAGTACTTTTATGGTTGAGATGATTGAGCTTGCAAATATTCTCAACAATGTCACAGACAAAAGCCTCGTAATATTGGATGAGATTGGAAGGGGAACAAGTACTCTTGACGGTTACTCCATTGCAAAATCTGTACTGGAATTTCTTCACGGTAAAGGTGCAACTGGTCCAAGAACTCTGTTTGCAACACATTTCCATGAAATGGTTGACATTGAAACTGAACTGAAGAGAGCAAGGAACTACCATTTTGCGGTAAAAGATACCGGTAATGATGTTGTATTTTTAAGAAAACTCATTCCGGGAGCAACCGATAAAAGTTATGGTATACACGTTGCAAGACTTGCAGGAATCCCTAAAAAAGTAATTGAAAGGTCTGAGTTAATCCTGAAGGAAGAACAGGATAAACAATATAATGATGGAAACGGTAAAAAACAACCCCGTTATACCCAGATGCTTTTGATAGATTCACCAAAACCGGTTGATCCACCTAAAAGGGATGATCCTGTAATTAAAAAGATAGAAGGAATTGATATTGATTCCATGTCTCCCCGTGAGGCTCTTACATTTCTTTACGGTTTAAAAAATGATTTAGAGGGGGATTAA
- the mutL gene encoding DNA mismatch repair endonuclease MutL, whose translation MKEIKQAKTIHVLDEATINKIAAGEVIERPASVVKELVENSIDAGAKSVKVDIGSDSKGIFRIRVVDDGTGMDRDSAVLSFTRHATSKLSDISDLLKLHTMGFRGEALASIAGVSKVTMITKMQTIDVSPGTKIVIEGGDVLDVSDIGAPDGTSILIENLFFNTPARKKFLKSRQTEFSHVHKAVQNLALANPGISFQLNHNGKEKLATIRTSNLKETVAYIYGGEIADQLLEVKGMTPYMKVEGLCAVPSKNLPNSRDIIISINNRSVNSVSLSRAIKRGYGTLLPKDRYPVAFLNIILDKKIVDVNVHPTKREVRLSREKEIEGEISALVKKTLESGDLLSSKNPVAAESFSYQKSLSFSDDKPLFSVESKTKEYKVNNEVLNLDFQKDEKSYHPRFSATDTQLRLTENFDEENFGEYKIPPMKPLGQVDASYILARRQTCDGEELVIVDQHAAHERILYDQVLKIRETGKNSQELLVPVVLTLRTDEAAVLVSNIDSIIEEGFFIEEFGKNTFAVRAVPLILGKRVGTEIIKDIVADLMEDNRKSIEYKKEKISSTIACRAAIKAGAVLTYEQMERLLDQLSRTETPYTCPHGRPTMINFSKSKLDSLFKRT comes from the coding sequence TTGAAAGAAATTAAACAGGCTAAAACAATTCATGTACTTGATGAGGCCACAATAAACAAGATAGCAGCAGGAGAAGTAATTGAAAGGCCTGCGTCTGTTGTAAAAGAGCTTGTCGAGAATTCAATAGATGCCGGTGCAAAGTCAGTAAAGGTGGACATCGGCTCAGATTCAAAAGGAATTTTCAGAATACGTGTTGTTGATGACGGAACAGGAATGGACAGGGATTCAGCAGTTTTGTCATTTACCCGTCATGCAACAAGTAAACTAAGTGACATTTCTGATCTCTTAAAGCTTCATACAATGGGATTTCGTGGAGAAGCTCTTGCAAGCATTGCAGGTGTTTCAAAAGTAACAATGATCACAAAAATGCAGACTATTGACGTTTCTCCCGGTACAAAAATTGTCATCGAAGGAGGGGATGTTCTTGATGTAAGTGACATCGGCGCACCGGACGGGACAAGTATCCTTATAGAAAATCTGTTTTTCAATACCCCTGCAAGAAAGAAATTTTTAAAGTCCCGTCAGACGGAATTTTCACATGTCCACAAGGCTGTTCAGAATCTTGCCCTTGCAAATCCCGGAATATCCTTTCAGCTTAATCATAACGGGAAGGAAAAACTTGCGACAATAAGAACATCCAACCTTAAAGAGACTGTTGCATATATCTATGGAGGTGAAATTGCAGACCAGCTTCTTGAAGTAAAAGGTATGACACCTTATATGAAGGTTGAAGGTCTTTGTGCTGTTCCTTCCAAAAATCTTCCAAACAGCCGTGATATAATAATATCAATTAATAACCGATCGGTAAACTCAGTTTCTCTTTCAAGGGCAATTAAGAGAGGTTATGGAACACTTCTTCCAAAAGACAGGTATCCTGTGGCATTTTTGAATATCATTCTTGATAAAAAAATTGTTGATGTAAATGTTCACCCCACAAAGCGGGAAGTCAGGCTTTCAAGAGAAAAAGAGATTGAAGGTGAAATCTCCGCACTTGTAAAAAAAACTCTTGAATCAGGGGATCTTTTATCTTCAAAAAATCCGGTTGCAGCTGAGAGTTTTTCATACCAGAAGAGTCTTTCATTTTCAGACGATAAGCCCCTGTTTAGTGTTGAATCAAAAACAAAGGAATATAAGGTTAATAATGAAGTTTTAAATCTTGATTTTCAGAAAGATGAGAAATCATATCACCCGCGTTTTTCTGCCACCGATACTCAGTTAAGGCTTACTGAAAATTTTGATGAAGAAAATTTTGGTGAATATAAGATTCCCCCTATGAAGCCTCTGGGCCAGGTCGATGCATCCTACATTCTTGCCAGAAGGCAGACTTGTGATGGAGAGGAACTTGTAATAGTTGATCAACATGCTGCCCATGAGAGAATCCTTTATGATCAGGTACTTAAAATCCGCGAGACCGGCAAAAATTCTCAGGAACTTCTTGTACCGGTTGTGCTTACATTAAGAACTGATGAGGCTGCCGTCTTGGTTTCCAATATAGACTCAATAATTGAAGAAGGCTTTTTTATTGAAGAGTTTGGAAAAAATACTTTTGCTGTGAGAGCAGTTCCTCTTATTTTGGGAAAGAGAGTAGGTACTGAAATAATAAAGGATATTGTTGCAGATTTAATGGAAGATAACAGAAAGTCGATTGAATATAAGAAAGAGAAGATATCCTCAACCATTGCCTGCCGTGCGGCGATAAAAGCTGGTGCTGTTTTGACATATGAACAGATGGAAAGGCTTTTGGATCAGCTTTCCAGAACAGAAACACCTTATACATGTCCTCACGGACGGCCTACTATGATTAATTTTTCAAAATCAAAACTGGATTCACTTTTTAAGAGAACCTGA
- a CDS encoding HdeD family acid-resistance protein encodes MDEVIVMEGDFTPINWWVFLLQGLISIIFGGIALIWAPIVVDVFAYFIGALIILYSISTIVKGIANKDNTKSKILLVILGIAGVLIGILSVMNIGIIWLTFAVLIAMWAFITGFGDLWLGLTAETESGIYRILLVLAGIIAIILGILMVIFPLLGTILIVQVIGAFIIAMGIVSIITGFFVQGKLEA; translated from the coding sequence ATGGACGAAGTTATTGTAATGGAAGGGGATTTTACACCTATTAACTGGTGGGTTTTCCTTCTCCAGGGCCTTATTTCCATCATATTTGGTGGAATTGCACTTATTTGGGCACCTATTGTTGTAGATGTTTTTGCATATTTCATTGGCGCTTTAATTATACTGTACAGCATTTCAACCATAGTCAAAGGTATTGCTAACAAAGATAATACAAAATCAAAGATACTTTTGGTAATTCTTGGAATTGCAGGTGTTTTAATTGGAATACTTTCTGTAATGAACATAGGAATTATCTGGCTTACATTTGCAGTATTAATCGCAATGTGGGCATTTATTACTGGTTTTGGTGATCTCTGGTTAGGACTTACGGCAGAAACAGAGTCCGGAATATACAGGATACTCTTAGTACTTGCAGGAATTATTGCTATCATACTTGGAATACTTATGGTAATATTCCCACTCCTTGGAACTATTCTAATTGTTCAGGTAATTGGAGCCTTCATAATAGCAATGGGTATTGTAAGCATAATCACAGGTTTCTTTGTTCAGGGAAAACTCGAAGCCTGA
- a CDS encoding HemK2/MTQ2 family protein methyltransferase codes for MQEFSDQVYQPEEDTYLLLKTALREVKLTDRILEVGTGSGLIASEMTKISKNTIAVDINPHACKSAKKRGVEIIRSNLMTSFKENKTAFDLILFNPPYLPTKPEEKIDDWLEYALDGGINGRETIEEFAKQLNGIMSKTGRCLLLISSLTGPDEVAMIFSRLGFLSFIVAEKKVEDEKLYVIRIINDLCRL; via the coding sequence ATGCAGGAATTCAGTGACCAGGTCTATCAGCCTGAAGAAGATACATACCTTCTTTTAAAAACCGCTCTAAGGGAAGTAAAATTAACCGACAGGATACTGGAAGTTGGAACGGGCAGCGGGCTGATTGCATCTGAAATGACAAAGATTTCTAAAAATACAATCGCAGTTGATATAAACCCTCATGCCTGCAAGTCTGCAAAAAAAAGGGGTGTTGAGATCATCAGATCAAATCTGATGACGTCATTTAAGGAAAATAAAACAGCATTTGATCTGATTTTATTCAATCCACCATACCTTCCTACAAAACCTGAAGAGAAAATTGATGACTGGCTAGAATATGCTCTTGATGGCGGTATAAACGGGAGAGAAACAATAGAAGAATTCGCAAAACAGCTTAACGGCATAATGTCAAAAACAGGACGCTGCCTTCTTTTAATATCATCATTAACAGGGCCCGATGAAGTTGCCATGATATTCTCAAGACTCGGATTCTTATCATTCATAGTAGCCGAAAAAAAGGTTGAGGATGAAAAACTCTACGTAATCAGAATAATAAATGACCTTTGCAGATTATAA
- a CDS encoding META domain-containing protein, translating into MKYSKILIILIILAATIFSGCTDSKTPATPTPTPIDTQITTETATQKPVEDMVYRIQGLWILSNFEVNEKDTLLKTGTEITTRFDTQGNISGSAGCNNYFGNYQISGSSISIGPLGSTMMYCEDIMDQETLFLQMLQNSATIMADGDTLTIKNDTAKEKLIFHRYSPPKIAGTWHLRSYTSKGENMTVVSESPLTAVFGSDGSLSGYAGCNNYNGNWEEKDEVLTIGPLISTKMYCEDTMEQETLFLEILQNSMEYMIEGDKLTIKDKDGNELIFWAVYY; encoded by the coding sequence ATGAAATATTCAAAAATTCTTATTATTTTGATTATTTTAGCGGCAACTATTTTTTCAGGATGTACGGATTCAAAGACACCGGCAACACCTACGCCTACACCCATAGATACTCAGATTACAACCGAAACAGCAACCCAAAAACCTGTAGAAGATATGGTTTATCGGATACAGGGGTTATGGATATTATCAAATTTTGAGGTTAACGAAAAAGATACATTATTGAAAACAGGAACAGAAATTACAACCAGATTTGATACTCAGGGAAATATATCCGGTTCTGCAGGTTGCAACAATTACTTTGGGAATTATCAAATCAGCGGCAGTTCAATTTCCATAGGTCCTCTGGGATCAACAATGATGTACTGCGAGGATATAATGGATCAGGAAACCTTATTCCTTCAGATGCTCCAGAACTCAGCTACAATTATGGCAGATGGAGACACCCTTACAATTAAAAACGATACAGCAAAAGAAAAACTCATTTTCCACAGATATAGCCCTCCAAAAATTGCAGGTACATGGCATCTCAGAAGTTATACGTCCAAAGGGGAAAATATGACTGTTGTTTCAGAAAGTCCTCTTACAGCTGTCTTTGGTTCCGATGGAAGTCTTTCAGGCTATGCAGGGTGCAATAACTACAATGGCAACTGGGAAGAAAAAGATGAGGTCCTGACTATCGGACCGCTCATTTCAACGAAAATGTACTGTGAGGATACAATGGAACAGGAAACATTATTCCTTGAGATACTTCAAAATTCAATGGAATATATGATTGAAGGAGATAAACTCACAATTAAAGACAAAGACGGAAACGAACTGATATTTTGGGCTGTTTACTATTAG
- a CDS encoding ATP-binding protein produces MQLKIGKAGGRDFSVDAQELVTGRTCIIAQSGSGKSWSIAVLCEKMCRNNIGFCLIDTEGEYYSLKEKFENIWWVGAEGGDSECEDIAMDYDIEKVNIRHLMERAVAESRPVIYDVSEVDMVPRVTKLAHAIYDVATDQRKPYLLIVEEADKFIPQSRDSIKKIEEISRRGRKRGLGLMVATQRPAIVTKNVLSQCNSQIIGKLSIENDLKAVGLFFSSKQEVEELTTLNPGDFFVMGSLVHEKTKMRFGNRETKHRGVTPLLEEREMIADPDISGEEDNKEAESEVLPDKENPFKSENSGEKAAVSEKSKPKSKTPVKKATKKKKMSLPVDDRKKSEEGVIPLIEREEALEIASGKLRKKRFGFGTEERLLSGDLIYKPLVCVSVRYIGGLFRKTTRDAKFLVDGINGHGVEINGGLCFKPLFSEYLNLDEPSLMILKNMSFKGCTSAQIEAEIKLEKSDVEKSLKLLEERKLITESETVGESDEPVYVPLTVHPFPSIKNKYPSFSFRKGPFKEKYEKKIIDESDIRMILKVSESTSEIVDFSTVYYPVYKIVMASGPEERTIYIDAVEGKEVAFVF; encoded by the coding sequence ATGCAGCTTAAAATAGGTAAAGCCGGAGGGCGTGACTTTTCTGTAGATGCACAGGAACTTGTAACCGGCAGGACTTGCATTATTGCCCAGTCCGGTTCTGGAAAAAGCTGGAGCATTGCAGTTCTTTGCGAAAAGATGTGCCGAAATAATATCGGTTTTTGCCTTATAGATACAGAAGGGGAATATTACTCACTCAAGGAAAAATTTGAAAATATATGGTGGGTGGGGGCAGAAGGTGGCGATTCCGAGTGTGAAGACATCGCCATGGATTATGACATTGAAAAGGTCAATATCAGACATCTGATGGAAAGGGCAGTTGCAGAAAGCAGACCTGTAATATATGATGTTTCTGAAGTTGACATGGTTCCGAGGGTTACAAAACTTGCCCATGCAATATATGATGTTGCAACAGATCAAAGGAAACCCTATCTTTTGATAGTGGAAGAGGCTGACAAATTTATACCTCAGTCAAGGGACTCAATAAAAAAGATAGAAGAAATTTCACGAAGGGGGAGAAAAAGAGGTCTTGGGTTAATGGTTGCAACCCAGAGGCCTGCAATTGTTACGAAGAATGTTTTATCACAGTGCAACAGCCAGATAATCGGAAAACTCTCTATTGAAAATGATCTAAAGGCAGTAGGACTTTTTTTTAGTTCTAAACAGGAAGTAGAGGAACTCACAACACTAAACCCGGGGGATTTTTTCGTCATGGGTAGTCTTGTTCACGAAAAAACCAAGATGAGATTTGGAAATCGTGAAACTAAACACAGGGGTGTGACACCGCTTCTTGAAGAAAGAGAAATGATTGCTGATCCTGACATATCTGGAGAGGAAGATAATAAAGAAGCAGAATCTGAAGTTTTACCTGATAAAGAAAATCCATTTAAAAGTGAAAATTCAGGTGAGAAAGCTGCTGTATCTGAAAAATCCAAACCAAAATCTAAAACTCCTGTAAAGAAAGCTACAAAAAAGAAAAAAATGTCACTGCCGGTTGATGACAGAAAAAAATCTGAAGAAGGTGTTATTCCTCTTATTGAAAGAGAAGAAGCACTTGAAATTGCGTCGGGTAAATTACGCAAAAAAAGATTTGGATTTGGAACGGAAGAGAGACTGCTTTCAGGAGATCTTATCTATAAACCGCTTGTGTGTGTTTCAGTGAGGTATATAGGGGGACTGTTTAGGAAAACAACCCGTGATGCTAAATTTCTTGTTGACGGAATAAACGGGCACGGGGTTGAAATAAACGGAGGTCTTTGTTTTAAACCACTATTTTCAGAATATCTGAATCTTGATGAACCTTCACTCATGATTCTTAAAAATATGTCTTTTAAAGGATGTACGTCTGCACAGATTGAAGCTGAAATAAAACTTGAAAAGTCAGATGTTGAAAAGTCACTAAAACTCCTTGAAGAAAGAAAACTTATAACCGAATCGGAGACTGTTGGAGAATCTGATGAACCTGTATATGTGCCTTTGACAGTTCATCCCTTCCCTTCAATCAAAAATAAATATCCTTCTTTTTCTTTTAGAAAAGGACCCTTTAAGGAAAAATATGAGAAAAAAATCATAGATGAAAGTGATATAAGAATGATACTGAAGGTTTCAGAGTCAACATCTGAAATTGTTGATTTCAGCACAGTTTATTATCCGGTTTATAAAATTGTTATGGCATCGGGACCTGAGGAAAGGACGATATATATCGATGCCGTTGAGGGAAAAGAAGTTGCTTTTGTCTTTTAA
- the rsmA gene encoding 16S rRNA (adenine(1518)-N(6)/adenine(1519)-N(6))-dimethyltransferase RsmA produces MRAPHDQHFLADSNAVEKIAGFTDVNNKRVLEIGPGRGVLTRALLKRGAKVIAVELDSTLIPYLESVFEKEISSGNLTIINGDAIKCNIPPFEKVVANLPYSASSKITFRLIKTGFEEAVLMYQKEFAQRMIALPGTSDCGRLSIMVQTYAKVMPLLELGPESFSPPPEVDSWVVKITPKKELTYPIKDHKLYADIIRVLFSNRRKTVKKGLKNSSSILGEERIKNLLSCLPDEILKKRPQELTLKEFSDISNCA; encoded by the coding sequence ATGAGAGCTCCTCACGATCAGCATTTTCTTGCTGACAGTAATGCAGTTGAGAAAATTGCCGGTTTTACGGACGTAAATAATAAAAGGGTGCTGGAAATCGGCCCTGGGAGAGGAGTGCTTACTCGTGCTCTTTTAAAAAGAGGGGCAAAAGTGATTGCTGTTGAACTTGACAGCACACTTATCCCCTATCTTGAATCTGTTTTTGAAAAGGAGATCTCTTCAGGCAATCTTACAATAATAAATGGTGACGCAATTAAATGCAATATACCGCCATTTGAAAAGGTTGTTGCCAATCTTCCATATTCAGCATCATCTAAAATTACTTTCAGGCTTATTAAAACAGGCTTTGAAGAAGCAGTTTTAATGTACCAAAAGGAATTTGCACAACGGATGATAGCTCTTCCGGGAACATCCGACTGTGGTCGTCTCTCAATTATGGTTCAGACATACGCAAAAGTAATGCCACTTTTGGAATTAGGACCTGAGTCTTTTTCCCCCCCGCCTGAAGTTGATTCATGGGTTGTAAAAATCACTCCAAAAAAAGAACTTACATACCCCATAAAAGATCACAAATTATATGCCGATATAATCCGTGTGCTTTTTTCCAACAGAAGAAAGACAGTCAAAAAAGGACTTAAAAACTCATCATCGATTCTCGGAGAAGAAAGAATTAAAAATTTATTGTCCTGCCTTCCGGATGAAATACTTAAAAAAAGGCCTCAGGAACTAACATTAAAAGAATTTTCTGATATCTCAAACTGTGCTTAA
- a CDS encoding DUF655 domain-containing protein: protein MKTDKKEFYALIVDVLPMGHGDSRRPQFKKEPLVQAVGTDQFKLLELIPKVSDLQANDRVYIGDKERDKIERVKRRIGYNDLTQTAKLELPYVIESIVMENEKKYVDFFNKAVPITSKQHMLHLLPGIGKKLLWEILEERNKKAFETFSDISERIKAIPHPEQMIVKRILEEIEDPNVKYHLFTSK from the coding sequence ATGAAAACTGACAAAAAAGAGTTCTATGCATTAATTGTAGATGTACTTCCAATGGGTCATGGCGACTCACGTCGCCCCCAGTTTAAAAAAGAACCTTTGGTCCAGGCCGTCGGTACTGATCAATTCAAGCTTCTTGAACTGATTCCCAAGGTTTCGGATCTTCAGGCAAATGACAGAGTTTACATAGGAGACAAAGAACGCGACAAAATCGAGAGAGTAAAACGTCGCATAGGTTACAATGATCTGACGCAAACAGCAAAGCTTGAATTACCATACGTTATTGAAAGCATTGTGATGGAAAATGAAAAAAAATATGTTGATTTCTTCAACAAGGCAGTTCCCATTACATCAAAACAGCACATGCTTCACCTTCTTCCCGGAATCGGCAAGAAGCTGCTATGGGAAATTCTTGAAGAGCGGAACAAAAAAGCATTTGAAACCTTCTCGGATATCAGCGAACGCATAAAGGCTATTCCGCACCCTGAACAGATGATCGTAAAAAGGATTCTTGAGGAAATTGAGGATCCCAATGTAAAATATCATTTATTTACATCAAAATGA
- a CDS encoding RNA polymerase Rpb4 family protein, translated as MKVKGIINEERITLPEMREALLNVEAKRLEAGKEMSYELRRSIEHANHLSKTSAEKSRALVEKLIALDKMKPDIAFRIANVMPKTRDELRAIYAKERFTLSGEELDEILDLVIAHF; from the coding sequence ATGAAAGTAAAAGGAATTATTAATGAAGAGAGGATAACCCTGCCGGAAATGCGTGAAGCACTTCTAAATGTCGAAGCCAAGCGCCTTGAGGCAGGAAAAGAGATGTCATACGAACTTCGCAGGAGCATCGAGCATGCCAATCACCTCTCCAAAACAAGCGCAGAGAAATCAAGAGCACTCGTTGAAAAATTAATTGCTCTTGATAAAATGAAACCTGATATCGCATTTAGAATTGCAAATGTCATGCCCAAAACAAGGGATGAACTTCGTGCAATCTATGCAAAAGAGCGTTTCACACTCTCAGGTGAGGAACTCGATGAGATCCTTGATCTTGTAATCGCTCACTTTTAA
- a CDS encoding 50S ribosomal protein L21e gives MAHHNGQRKKTRYKYKKALRRRGLAPVTSVIQQFDEGQKVHIVVDPSVQLGMPHRRFHGKTGIILGKQGRAWVLEISDGNSKKVVISRPQHLKPQKQ, from the coding sequence ATGGCACATCATAATGGTCAGAGAAAAAAGACTCGCTATAAGTACAAAAAAGCACTCAGAAGACGTGGTCTCGCACCAGTAACATCTGTTATTCAGCAGTTTGACGAAGGACAGAAGGTACACATTGTAGTAGATCCAAGTGTACAGCTTGGTATGCCACACCGTAGATTCCACGGAAAAACAGGCATAATCCTTGGCAAACAGGGACGCGCATGGGTTCTTGAGATTAGCGATGGAAACTCAAAGAAAGTTGTCATCTCAAGACCGCAACATCTAAAACCACAGAAACAATAA